One genomic region from Salvia hispanica cultivar TCC Black 2014 chromosome 2, UniMelb_Shisp_WGS_1.0, whole genome shotgun sequence encodes:
- the LOC125208557 gene encoding glutamate receptor 2.2-like isoform X1: MLNHNVLLSKLSAVTPAKHHQLLQQLQQLKTLQTKVFIVVMLSNLASRFFQMVEEAGMLAKGYAWIITGLDSVDSETIEAMQGIVGVRPYIPRSRELSRFTKRWRRRFHEENPEMDRTEVNVFGLWAYDITTALADAFERVGVASPRFKKLMQRWNLTDLEAIGTSNSDPSFVHMIRNYEFRGLSGNFNLSNGQLKASAFEIVNVVGSGANRVGFWTESYGISQKLITDDSNAVYSTKKDALGVVLWPGGTVAVPKGTEVPKNGTRLKVGVTVRSGGFSEFTKTERNSETNIVEATGFCIDVFKQVMELLPYAIPYEFFPIEYVDHQKDGDYSDISNLKSNLEAISEVYIFYLHHSLLDCLVSTNQCLKQKYDIVVGDITITANRSELLDFSFPYTESGVAVIVPIKDNDSRNAWIFMKPLTTGLWLAAGACFFFTGFVVWALEHRVNEEFQGPPLQQVGTVFWGENCWQFNKICGDYMDVCGAGSELELHSKLDINANCAAASAYHHRHPRSDRGG, from the exons ATGTTAAACCACAATGTTTTACTGTCAAAACTAAGTGCTGTAACTCCTGCCAAACATCATCAGCTTCTTCAACAACTACAGCAATTGAAGACCCTACAAACAAAGGTGTTCATCGTGGTTATGCTATCAAATCTTGCATCCCGGTTCTTCCAAATGGTTGAAGAAGCCGGGATGCTGGCCAAGGGGTATGCTTGGATTATAACTGGTTTGGATTCTGTTGATTCAGAAACCATTGAGGCAATGCAAGGCATAGTTGGCGTGAGGCCTTACATTCCTAGATCTCGTGAACTTAGCCGCTTCACtaagagatggagaaggaggttCCATGAGGAGAATCCGGAGATGGACAGAACAGAAGTTAATGTTTTTGGGCTGTGGGCTTATGATATCACAACAGCGTTAGCTGATGCATTCGAACGTGTTGGAGTAGCATCCCCACGGTTCAAGAAACTTATGCAGAGATGGAATTTGACAGATTTGGAAGCAATAGGAACTTCAAATAGTGATCCATCTTTTGTTCATATGATCAGAAACTATGAGTTCAGAGGGTTGAGTGGCAATTTCAATCTAAGCAACGGGCAGTTGAAGGCATCTGCCTTTGAGATAGTGAATGTTGTTGGTTCAGGAGCAAATAGAGTTGGATTCTGGACCGAAAGCTACGGCATTTCACAGAAGCTGATCACAGATGATTCGAATGCAGTTTACTCGACCAAAAAAGATGCCCTTGGGGTCGTGCTATGGCCAGGAGGGACAGTCGCTGTGCCCAAAGGCACGGAGGTTCCGAAAAATGGAACAAGGTTGAAAGTTGGAGTTACTGTGAGGAGTGGTGGATTCTCTGAGTTTACCAAAACAGAGAGGAATTCAGAAACAAATATTGTTGAAGCAACTGGCTTTTGCATTGATGTTTTCAAACAAGTGATGGAATTGCTACCATATGCTATACCATATGAGTTTTTCCCCATTGAATATGTTGATCACCAGAAAGATGGAGATTATAGTGACATTTCTAACCTGAAATCTAATTTGGAAGCCATTTCTGAggtttatattttctatcttcatcatAGTCTTTTAGATTGTTTGGTAAGCACTAACCAATGTCTGAAACAGAAGTACGATATAGTGGTCGGAGATATCACCATCACAGCAAACAGATCGGAACTACTCGATTTCAGCTTCCCCTACACAGAATCTGGCGTTGCTGTCATCGTCCCAATCAAGGACAACGACAGCAGGAACGCTTGGATTTTCATGAAACCTCTCACGACGGGGCTGTGGCTAGCAGCCGGAGCATGCTTTTTCTTCACTGGATTCGTTGTGTGGGCTCTTGAGCATCGCGTGAACGAGGAATTCCAAGGTCCTCCTCTTCAACAAGTTGGAACTGTCTTCTG GGGAGAGAATTGTTGGCAATTTAACAAGATTTGTGGTGATTATATGGATGTTTGTGGTGCTGGTTCTGAGCTCGAGTTACACAGCAAGCTTGACATCAATGCTAACTGTGCAGCAGCTTCAGCCTACCATCACCGACATCCACGATCTGATCGAGGAGGGTGA
- the LOC125208557 gene encoding glutamate receptor 2.2-like isoform X2, with protein MLNHNVLLSKLSAVTPAKHHQLLQQLQQLKTLQTKVFIVVMLSNLASRFFQMVEEAGMLAKGYAWIITGLDSVDSETIEAMQGIVGVRPYIPRSRELSRFTKRWRRRFHEENPEMDRTEVNVFGLWAYDITTALADAFERVGVASPRFKKLMQRWNLTDLEAIGTSNSDPSFVHMIRNYEFRGLSGNFNLSNGQLKASAFEIVNVVGSGANRVGFWTESYGISQKLITDDSNAVYSTKKDALGVVLWPGGTVAVPKGTEVPKNGTRLKVGVTVRSGGFSEFTKTERNSETNIVEATGFCIDVFKQVMELLPYAIPYEFFPIEYVDHQKDGDYSDISNLKSNLEAISEKYDIVVGDITITANRSELLDFSFPYTESGVAVIVPIKDNDSRNAWIFMKPLTTGLWLAAGACFFFTGFVVWALEHRVNEEFQGPPLQQVGTVFWGENCWQFNKICGDYMDVCGAGSELELHSKLDINANCAAASAYHHRHPRSDRGG; from the exons ATGTTAAACCACAATGTTTTACTGTCAAAACTAAGTGCTGTAACTCCTGCCAAACATCATCAGCTTCTTCAACAACTACAGCAATTGAAGACCCTACAAACAAAGGTGTTCATCGTGGTTATGCTATCAAATCTTGCATCCCGGTTCTTCCAAATGGTTGAAGAAGCCGGGATGCTGGCCAAGGGGTATGCTTGGATTATAACTGGTTTGGATTCTGTTGATTCAGAAACCATTGAGGCAATGCAAGGCATAGTTGGCGTGAGGCCTTACATTCCTAGATCTCGTGAACTTAGCCGCTTCACtaagagatggagaaggaggttCCATGAGGAGAATCCGGAGATGGACAGAACAGAAGTTAATGTTTTTGGGCTGTGGGCTTATGATATCACAACAGCGTTAGCTGATGCATTCGAACGTGTTGGAGTAGCATCCCCACGGTTCAAGAAACTTATGCAGAGATGGAATTTGACAGATTTGGAAGCAATAGGAACTTCAAATAGTGATCCATCTTTTGTTCATATGATCAGAAACTATGAGTTCAGAGGGTTGAGTGGCAATTTCAATCTAAGCAACGGGCAGTTGAAGGCATCTGCCTTTGAGATAGTGAATGTTGTTGGTTCAGGAGCAAATAGAGTTGGATTCTGGACCGAAAGCTACGGCATTTCACAGAAGCTGATCACAGATGATTCGAATGCAGTTTACTCGACCAAAAAAGATGCCCTTGGGGTCGTGCTATGGCCAGGAGGGACAGTCGCTGTGCCCAAAGGCACGGAGGTTCCGAAAAATGGAACAAGGTTGAAAGTTGGAGTTACTGTGAGGAGTGGTGGATTCTCTGAGTTTACCAAAACAGAGAGGAATTCAGAAACAAATATTGTTGAAGCAACTGGCTTTTGCATTGATGTTTTCAAACAAGTGATGGAATTGCTACCATATGCTATACCATATGAGTTTTTCCCCATTGAATATGTTGATCACCAGAAAGATGGAGATTATAGTGACATTTCTAACCTGAAATCTAATTTGGAAGCCATTTCTGAg AAGTACGATATAGTGGTCGGAGATATCACCATCACAGCAAACAGATCGGAACTACTCGATTTCAGCTTCCCCTACACAGAATCTGGCGTTGCTGTCATCGTCCCAATCAAGGACAACGACAGCAGGAACGCTTGGATTTTCATGAAACCTCTCACGACGGGGCTGTGGCTAGCAGCCGGAGCATGCTTTTTCTTCACTGGATTCGTTGTGTGGGCTCTTGAGCATCGCGTGAACGAGGAATTCCAAGGTCCTCCTCTTCAACAAGTTGGAACTGTCTTCTG GGGAGAGAATTGTTGGCAATTTAACAAGATTTGTGGTGATTATATGGATGTTTGTGGTGCTGGTTCTGAGCTCGAGTTACACAGCAAGCTTGACATCAATGCTAACTGTGCAGCAGCTTCAGCCTACCATCACCGACATCCACGATCTGATCGAGGAGGGTGA
- the LOC125206249 gene encoding glutamate receptor 2.3-like yields the protein MLMEIPRFCCIFTLIFMSFCVVQLNCRNATAVKADIGAILDLHTTLGKICRSCISMAIEDFYSNRDHTAMIVPHFRDSGTDAFAAASAAIELLKNTQVMAILGPQRSVQADFVIDIGDKVRVPVISPPMSPILSSKESHTSFG from the exons ATGCTCATGGAGATACCAAGATTCTGTTGCATTTTTACGCTTATCTTCATGAGCTTTTGCGTTGTTCAGTTGAACTGTCGAAATGCAACAGCTGTAAAGGCTGATATAGGTGCCATTCTTGATCTTCACACTACTCTTGGAAAGATATGCAGGTCTTGCATCTCTATGGCAATCGAAGATTTCTACTCCAACCGTGACCACACCGCCATGATTGTGCCTCATTTCAGGGACTCCGGCACTGATGCATTTGCTGCAGCTTCTGCTG CCATAGAACTACTCAAGAATACTCAAGTAATGGCCATACTTGGGCCTCAGAGATCCGTTCAAGCAGACTTTGTGATAGATATAGGCGACAAAGTGAGAGTTCCAGTAATATCTCCACCAATGAGCCCGATCCTGTCATCTAAAGAATCGCA TACCAGTTTTGGCTGA
- the LOC125208557 gene encoding glutamate receptor 2.2-like isoform X4: protein MLNHNVLLSKLSAVTPAKHHQLLQQLQQLKTLQTKVFIVVMLSNLASRFFQMVEEAGMLAKGYAWIITGLDSVDSETIEAMQGIVGVRPYIPRSRELSRFTKRWRRRFHEENPEMDRTEVNVFGLWAYDITTALADAFERVGVASPRFKKLMQRWNLTDLEAIGTSNSDPSFVHMIRNYEFRGLSGNFNLSNGQLKASAFEIVNVVGSGANRVGFWTESYGISQKLITDDSNAVYSTKKDALGVVLWPGGTVAVPKGTEVPKNGTRLKVGVTVRSGGFSEFTKTERNSETNIVEATGFCIDVFKQVMELLPYAIPYEFFPIEYVDHQKDGDYSDISNLKSNLEAISEVYIFYLHHSLLDCLVSTNQCLKQKYDIVVGDITITANRSELLDFSFPYTESGVAVIVPIKDNDSRNAWIFMKPLTTGLWLAAGACFFFTGFVVWALEHRVNEEFQGPPLQQVGTVFCSFSLPSPTSTI from the exons ATGTTAAACCACAATGTTTTACTGTCAAAACTAAGTGCTGTAACTCCTGCCAAACATCATCAGCTTCTTCAACAACTACAGCAATTGAAGACCCTACAAACAAAGGTGTTCATCGTGGTTATGCTATCAAATCTTGCATCCCGGTTCTTCCAAATGGTTGAAGAAGCCGGGATGCTGGCCAAGGGGTATGCTTGGATTATAACTGGTTTGGATTCTGTTGATTCAGAAACCATTGAGGCAATGCAAGGCATAGTTGGCGTGAGGCCTTACATTCCTAGATCTCGTGAACTTAGCCGCTTCACtaagagatggagaaggaggttCCATGAGGAGAATCCGGAGATGGACAGAACAGAAGTTAATGTTTTTGGGCTGTGGGCTTATGATATCACAACAGCGTTAGCTGATGCATTCGAACGTGTTGGAGTAGCATCCCCACGGTTCAAGAAACTTATGCAGAGATGGAATTTGACAGATTTGGAAGCAATAGGAACTTCAAATAGTGATCCATCTTTTGTTCATATGATCAGAAACTATGAGTTCAGAGGGTTGAGTGGCAATTTCAATCTAAGCAACGGGCAGTTGAAGGCATCTGCCTTTGAGATAGTGAATGTTGTTGGTTCAGGAGCAAATAGAGTTGGATTCTGGACCGAAAGCTACGGCATTTCACAGAAGCTGATCACAGATGATTCGAATGCAGTTTACTCGACCAAAAAAGATGCCCTTGGGGTCGTGCTATGGCCAGGAGGGACAGTCGCTGTGCCCAAAGGCACGGAGGTTCCGAAAAATGGAACAAGGTTGAAAGTTGGAGTTACTGTGAGGAGTGGTGGATTCTCTGAGTTTACCAAAACAGAGAGGAATTCAGAAACAAATATTGTTGAAGCAACTGGCTTTTGCATTGATGTTTTCAAACAAGTGATGGAATTGCTACCATATGCTATACCATATGAGTTTTTCCCCATTGAATATGTTGATCACCAGAAAGATGGAGATTATAGTGACATTTCTAACCTGAAATCTAATTTGGAAGCCATTTCTGAggtttatattttctatcttcatcatAGTCTTTTAGATTGTTTGGTAAGCACTAACCAATGTCTGAAACAGAAGTACGATATAGTGGTCGGAGATATCACCATCACAGCAAACAGATCGGAACTACTCGATTTCAGCTTCCCCTACACAGAATCTGGCGTTGCTGTCATCGTCCCAATCAAGGACAACGACAGCAGGAACGCTTGGATTTTCATGAAACCTCTCACGACGGGGCTGTGGCTAGCAGCCGGAGCATGCTTTTTCTTCACTGGATTCGTTGTGTGGGCTCTTGAGCATCGCGTGAACGAGGAATTCCAAGGTCCTCCTCTTCAACAAGTTGGAACTGTCTTCTG CAGCTTCAGCCTACCATCACCGACATCCACGATCTGA
- the LOC125208557 gene encoding glutamate receptor 2.2-like isoform X3, giving the protein MLNHNVLLSKLSAVTPAKHHQLLQQLQQLKTLQTKVFIVVMLSNLASRFFQMVEEAGMLAKGYAWIITGLDSVDSETIEAMQGIVGVRPYIPRSRELSRFTKRWRRRFHEENPEMDRTEVNVFGLWAYDITTALADAFERVGVASPRFKKLMQRWNLTDLEAIGTSNSDPSFVHMIRNYEFRGLSGNFNLSNGQLKASAFEIVNVVGSGANRVGFWTESYGISQKLITDDSNAVYSTKKDALGVVLWPGGTVAVPKGTEVPKNGTRLKVGVTVRSGGFSEFTKTERNSETNIVEATGFCIDVFKQVMELLPYAIPYEFFPIEYVDHQKDGDYSDISNLKSNLEAISEYDIVVGDITITANRSELLDFSFPYTESGVAVIVPIKDNDSRNAWIFMKPLTTGLWLAAGACFFFTGFVVWALEHRVNEEFQGPPLQQVGTVFWGENCWQFNKICGDYMDVCGAGSELELHSKLDINANCAAASAYHHRHPRSDRGG; this is encoded by the exons ATGTTAAACCACAATGTTTTACTGTCAAAACTAAGTGCTGTAACTCCTGCCAAACATCATCAGCTTCTTCAACAACTACAGCAATTGAAGACCCTACAAACAAAGGTGTTCATCGTGGTTATGCTATCAAATCTTGCATCCCGGTTCTTCCAAATGGTTGAAGAAGCCGGGATGCTGGCCAAGGGGTATGCTTGGATTATAACTGGTTTGGATTCTGTTGATTCAGAAACCATTGAGGCAATGCAAGGCATAGTTGGCGTGAGGCCTTACATTCCTAGATCTCGTGAACTTAGCCGCTTCACtaagagatggagaaggaggttCCATGAGGAGAATCCGGAGATGGACAGAACAGAAGTTAATGTTTTTGGGCTGTGGGCTTATGATATCACAACAGCGTTAGCTGATGCATTCGAACGTGTTGGAGTAGCATCCCCACGGTTCAAGAAACTTATGCAGAGATGGAATTTGACAGATTTGGAAGCAATAGGAACTTCAAATAGTGATCCATCTTTTGTTCATATGATCAGAAACTATGAGTTCAGAGGGTTGAGTGGCAATTTCAATCTAAGCAACGGGCAGTTGAAGGCATCTGCCTTTGAGATAGTGAATGTTGTTGGTTCAGGAGCAAATAGAGTTGGATTCTGGACCGAAAGCTACGGCATTTCACAGAAGCTGATCACAGATGATTCGAATGCAGTTTACTCGACCAAAAAAGATGCCCTTGGGGTCGTGCTATGGCCAGGAGGGACAGTCGCTGTGCCCAAAGGCACGGAGGTTCCGAAAAATGGAACAAGGTTGAAAGTTGGAGTTACTGTGAGGAGTGGTGGATTCTCTGAGTTTACCAAAACAGAGAGGAATTCAGAAACAAATATTGTTGAAGCAACTGGCTTTTGCATTGATGTTTTCAAACAAGTGATGGAATTGCTACCATATGCTATACCATATGAGTTTTTCCCCATTGAATATGTTGATCACCAGAAAGATGGAGATTATAGTGACATTTCTAACCTGAAATCTAATTTGGAAGCCATTTCTGAg TACGATATAGTGGTCGGAGATATCACCATCACAGCAAACAGATCGGAACTACTCGATTTCAGCTTCCCCTACACAGAATCTGGCGTTGCTGTCATCGTCCCAATCAAGGACAACGACAGCAGGAACGCTTGGATTTTCATGAAACCTCTCACGACGGGGCTGTGGCTAGCAGCCGGAGCATGCTTTTTCTTCACTGGATTCGTTGTGTGGGCTCTTGAGCATCGCGTGAACGAGGAATTCCAAGGTCCTCCTCTTCAACAAGTTGGAACTGTCTTCTG GGGAGAGAATTGTTGGCAATTTAACAAGATTTGTGGTGATTATATGGATGTTTGTGGTGCTGGTTCTGAGCTCGAGTTACACAGCAAGCTTGACATCAATGCTAACTGTGCAGCAGCTTCAGCCTACCATCACCGACATCCACGATCTGATCGAGGAGGGTGA